The genome window tcgcttctgccttggtgccaatgatggtcgtatgggtgtctggcgccgtgcaggtgagcgccacaatcaggactgcatacgaccgaggcacacagggccaacacccggcgtcatggtgtggggagcgatctcctacactggccgtacaccactggtgatcgtcgaggggacactgaatagtgcacggtacatccaaaccgtcgtcgatccgatcgttctaccattcctagaccggcaagggaacttgctgttccaacaagacaatgcacgtccgcatgtatcctgtgccacccaacgtgctctagaaggtgtaagtcaactaccctggccagccagatctccgaatctgtcccccattgagcatgtttgggactggatgaagcgtcgtctcacgcggtctgcacgtccagcacgaacgctggtccaactgaggtgccaggtggaaatggcatggcaagccgttccacaggactacatccagcatctctacgatcgtctccatgggagaatagcagcctgcattgctgcgaaaggtggatatacactgtactagtgccgacattgtgcgtggtctgttgtctgtgtctatgtgcctgtggttctgtcagtgtgatcatgtgatgtatctgaccccaggaatgtgtcaataaaatttccccttcctgggacaatgaattcacggtgttcttatttcaatttccaggagtgtatatgaacatAACCTTCAGTAAACAACATCTTTCCCTAGGCGTAATCTGATTATCTCCAATAGAATGTCCCTTTGATTTACTGATTACAATAGAGAATGAAGTCCACACTGAAGGTCATTGAAGTTAAAAGCAAGATTTGTTGAAAAGAGATGATTGGATGACATACAGATATGGTCAGTATGCTACAATACACATGAACCTAACATTGAGTAAGGAACATCTTTTCCTAGGTGTAATCTGCTTATCTCCAATAGACTATCCCTTTGATTTAGTGATTACAATAGAGAATGAAGTCCACACTGAAGGTCATTGAAGTTAAAAGCAAGAGTTGTTGAAAAGAGATGATTGCATGACATACAGATTGGTTTACTACATACCCATCCTGTTAAGATTTTCACTTCAGTTAAATTACCCAGTCTTATCTTTATCGGTCTTGTCACACTGCAAAGTGGTGCTAGATATAAATTCCATAACAATATAATTTCCATCTCATTTTactctgaagagcgaaagaaactgcctaacatcttgtagggcccccgcgggcacgcagaagtgccacaacaggtCAACACGAAGTGGCAAGAACTCTACTAGTGTCTGAAGTGGTGCTTGAAGGAACTGacgccattaatcctgcagggctgtccattaatccgttaGAACACGAGGGGGtaaagttctcttctgaacagcacgttgcaaggcatcctgatatcctcaataatgttcatgtctggggagtttggtggccagcggaagtgtttaaactcagaagagtgttcctggagccactctgtagcaattcctgaTATGTGGGGTGTCGTTTTGTTCTGTCGGAATTGACCAAATCTCTTTTTGAATGTActgtcgacatgaatggatgcaagtgatcagataaGATGCTTACATAAGTAtaaccagtcagagtcgtatccagacgtatcaagggtcccatatcacaccagttgtacacgcccaacaccattacagagcctccaccagtttgaaccgtcccctgctgatatgcagtgtccatggtttcatgaggttgacTCTATGCAAGTACACGTTCATAAGCTcgttacaatatgaaacgagactcgtccgaccatcaacagtccaatgtcggtgttaacgggctcaggcgaggcgtaaagctttgtgtcgtgcagtcatcaagggtacacgagtgggcgttcgcctccgaaagcccatatcgatgatatttcgttgaatggttcgcacgctgatacttgttgacggcccagcattgaaatgttgcagcaatctgcggaaggactgcacttctacCACttagaactattctcttcagtcgtcgttgctgcctttcttgcagtatctttaccggctgcagcgatgtcggagattagatgttttgccggattcctgatatttacggtacactggtaaaatggtcgtacgggatagtccctacttcatcgctacctcgtagatgctgtgtcccgtcgctggtacgccgattataacaccacttcAAACTCACCTagatcttgctaacctgccattgtagcagcaaaaaccaatctgacaactgcgtcagacagttgttgtcttgtataggctttgccgaccacagcgccgtattctagtTGTTTGcacatctctgtgtttgaatacgcaaaCCTTAACcaatttgtttggcgcttcagagtaagtAAAAGATGATCTGATGCTAATTCAActggaactctctgcagacatttgggGTGTCAATAGAATCTACTGTGGTGTCGAGAACGAGACACGATGTCGAGAATGAGACATGAACGTCAGTTCCTTTTGATTTTCTTCATACGCCGATATCTTTCTTTGTAGATTAATCTCCTAGACTTGAAACAGCACTGGGACTGTCATGAACATTAACGTCGTTTGTTTTGTGCCATTTTTACGAGTTACGTCCTCATAGTCGGCGCCCTCACTACTAGTCACGCTAGGGATGTTTATTCATTGACAAGAATCCAGTTCAGAATTTCTCCGATTTTCTCCAAGTGCTTCAGGGTTATGATTCTCATGTCACTCCTGCCTGCCACCATGGCCACCTTGAGGATTTGACTTCATCAACAGCATCACCAATCAACTCAATAACCCCAGACACTATGGATACGACAACTATTACTTTTATATGTCATATTTGCACCCAGAACATAAGAATGCCAGTGGTGTCTTACTCCAACGGTAcattttctccttttaatccacacCTACAAGATAGAAGAAGAAAAACCTATATTATCCATTATTAAAGAGGTCAGTGACTTAGAAAGGAGCTGAATATCTGTCAACAAAGATTTCTGATCATTTCCCTAatatcataaaatatttgacatacagcaaagcaagttttaaaggtAATTTAGCACCATTTCTTCAGAACTGTTCGGtatattccattgacgaattttttctCTGAGAACTGGTAgtctgtaaaaataataaaaacacctaGTTCTTAAGTGTAGTTAAATGTGAAGGCCCCCCTGCTAGTCTAACCTGAGCAATCCTATTCGTCTCTAACTACTGGAAGCTCTACCCATTTGAACCACCTTAATAAAGTGATGCGTTGCTCTCCCattactgtcccccccccccccacacacacacacacactcaacacaCTTCACACTACCTTCTATTGCCAACCTGacccctcaggatgtgtcctattaaaCGATCACTTCTTTTCATAATGATGTGCTATAAATTTCTTGTCTCTGCAATTGTAGTCTATCCGTCTAATCCTCAGCAAGGTTCTGAAGCAATACTTTtccaagcttctattctcttcctgtttgaAGTACTTatcatacatatttcattttgGTACAGGGCTACAtatcacacaaataccttcagaaaatatgtCCTAACACTGAAGTTCATATTCGATATcaacaattttgtgtgtttcagaaACACATGGCTTCACTATTGTCATCTGCAATTTATATCCTCGCAATTTATATCCTCTTTTCTTCGGTGACTGTTATTTTGCTGATAAAACAACAAAATTACTTTTAGGCCCCTTCCTAAGCTAATGCTttcaacaaatataaattattcatTAACTATTTCTTACACAACTTTTTTATTAGGTGTTCTGAGATATCAAGTATGCCATAACAGTAGTTATTTGTTATTTCGTTTCTGGCGAATAACAAATAATGGCACGAAACTACATCAAATTTGCGTGAATGCATAGCCCTACATTTCTTTGTGATTCCTTGAAGCAATAGACGATAATGGTTGATCATGTACACTCATTCAGTTTCTGCAATAAAACGGTAAGACTGATTTCTCATGCGTGTCAGGGTAACAAAATGCATCTGATAATTCAGTACTAATAGTATAAGTCATAATTTCTGCGATTCTTTGTCATCATTTCAAAACTACGTTAATGGAATCTTAATCTCCCTACCGAAGGAATACCACTTAATTTCCATCTACAAATATGGTGTAGTTTACAATACGACATTCCACTACAGGTATCAGCATGCCGCAGCCAAGAAACTCCACCTGGCCCTCCTGGACCAACTGATGGGCCACAACCAACTGGCCCACCAGGCCCACCAACCGGAGGTCCTGATCCAACTGGTCAACCAACAGGAGGTCCTGAACCAACTGGACCACCAGGTCCACCAactggaggtcctgaaccaactgGAGAGCCCCAACCAACTGGTGGGCCTGAACCAACTGGAGGCCCCCAGCCAACTGGCGAACCTCAGCCTACTGGAGGACCTGAACCTACTGGACCACCAGCGCCGCCTAGCCGTATTTGGCGTGGTGTTTTCTAGTGATGCAAGATTAGCGCACCAGGAAACATTACAGGATTTCAactctttcttgttgaagttagCCGAATTAATTGATGGAAGTGTTCTTATGATacataaaaattaattatgattaaaCCATCAAAGAAAAGGCTCCATTATTGTTTTATTTACTGTGTACAGTAAAATCAGCCAGTTCTCCAAAAACATGATACCACTATAATAAATCATTACCTCATCAAATCCTTCACCACAACATTAGCAGTTCCAAAAGATGCTGCGCATGGCCGAAGGAGTCCGTATTACCGACTATGTGAGCTTCATGAATTGATTCGTTTCTGGCGAAAAACAAATAATGTCGTGAAACTATATCAAATTTGCATCAATGCATGCCTTTCTTTATGATTCCTTGAATCAATCGACAATAATGGTTGATCATGTTCACTCtttcattttctgtaataaaacagtAAGACTGATTTCTAATGTGTGTCAGAGTAAAAAAACTAATTGGTCTTTCAACGATATTCAGCCTTCGATGTTCTGTGATGCACCTTGTGATCTAAGGAGATTTCTTTGAAACCTATTTGCCCATCATTCGCTTACAAATTTTTTTAccgtgtccgccccaatagctcaATGGTCTGCTCGTTGGATTGCCACGCACTGGGGCCCGGGTACGCTTCCAGGttgctgggtgttgtgctgtcctcatcatcatttcatccccaatgtCGACGTGGAAGTCACCCAACCTTGCGACGCACTcactaagacttgcacttggcgaccgaacttcccgtctgggaactcccagccactgacgccatacgatcatttttttccattttttaccaTTCTTTATGTATGTGAACTAGTACACATATATAATTAGTTGGATAGTGTGATTCTTAAATTTCAAGGGCCTACTAGTATAATAAGTTGCCTTGTAACAAAAATATTTATCTGGGACTGGAATTTATGTTTTCTAGATCCTAGCATATCTTCCGAAAAGAGTATTAACCGCAACTCAGCGTAACGTAGGAAGCAGCAATAATACAAGGGATAAGTATGTAGCTGTTGTAGATTGCTTGTAGATGGTGCTGCCATTTAGAGGGAACCTGTCGCTAGTGAGAACTTAAGCTGCATTCATCAAGATACGATTATTTATCAACATAAGTAGATGAATATCCTCAGTACTGTTTGAGGATAACATCATCAATAAAAATAGAAGTCACTAAACTTAATCACACCGACCTGACCATTCCGTTCTATTTGAAGCACAATGGCTGGATGAATGTTACGACATTAAaggtaaaaaattaaaaaggaaacataACATAGTGCGAGTCGTTAAGGACATAGTGAGCAGAAGCATCTTCTTTACAGTGGAAATATTCTTGAAGTCTCTCTATGCAATACGCAGCTCTGAGTAATACGTGGGCATCCATATAAAATTGGGTGGCCTGAGCAATACATGGGCAGTCATATAAAAGGCCTGAAAATTTTTTGAAAGGCTAAAGAAGAACTGTGTAATTTGTGAtcaaacttcagtaacaaattcttCAAGCTGAACGTCTCAAATTATTCAAGGTTGGCTCTCCAAAACTTTCCGATCCAGGCTTTCATGATGAATTTGAGAATGTGCTGCTGTTAATTTCTATGTAGGGGAATGATGCTAGCAGtaaaaaactacatctacatctacatcgacacggttactctgcaattcacacttaagagcctgccagagggttcatagaaccattttcatactacttctcatccattccactctcgaatggcgcgtgggaaaaaggaacacctaatcgttccgttcgagctctgatttctcttactttattgtgatgatcatttctctctacgcaGGTggctgtaaacaaaatattttcgcattctgaagagaaagttggtgattgaaatttagtaaacagatctcgccgcaaagaggaCGCctgtgtttcagtgactgccaccccaactcgtgtatcatatcagtgacactcacgtccatattgcgtgataacacgaaacgagctgcccttcgttgcactttttcgatgtcctccgtcaatcctacctggtaaggaccccactccgctcagcaatattccagcagaggatggacaagtgtaatgtagggtgTCTATTGAGTGGGTTTGTAGCATCTTTAGTACCCATGTggttgacctcgcacttttctttgtttagtgccaattgccacttttcgaaccatacagaaattctctctagataattttgtaattgtaattgaccgtgtgataattttactagacggtaaattaagcGTCATCTGCCAACTATCTAatgaggctgctcagattatcacctaaatcttacactactggtcattaaaattgctacaccaagaagaattgcagatgataaacgtgtactcatattatactagaaatgacatgtggttacattttcacgaaatttcggtgcatagatcctgagaaatcagtacccagaacaaccacctctggccgtaataacggcattgatacgcctgggcgttgagtcaaacagagcttggatggcgtgtacaggaacagctacccaggcagcttcaacacgataccacagttcatcaggagtagtgactggcgtattatgacgagccagttactcggccaccattgaccagacgttttcaattggtgagagatctggagaatgtgctggccaaggcagcagtcgaacattttctgtatccagaaaggcccatacaggacttgcaacatgcggtcgtgcattatcctgctgaaatgtagggtttcgcaggaatcgaatgaagggtaaagcgatgggtcgtaacgcatctgaaatgtaacgttcactgttcaaagtgccgaaaatacgaacaagaggtgacggagacgtgtaccCAATcgcgccccataccattacgccgggtgatacgccagtatgatgatgacgaataaacgcttccaaagtgcgttcaccgcgatgtcgtcaaacactgatgcgaccatcatgatgctgtaaacagaacctggattgaaacttcctggcagagtagaactgtgtgccggaccgagactcgaactcgggtcctttgcctttcgcgggcaagtgctcttccaactgagctacccaagtacgactcacgctccgtcctcacagctttacttctgccagtacctcgtctcctaccttccaaactttacagaagttctctgcgaaccttgcagaacttgcactccttaAAAGAttaaaactgccaggaagtttcatgtcagcgcacaatccgctgcagagtgaaaatctcattctggaaacataccccaggctgtggctaagccatgtcttcgaaatatccattctttcaggagtgctagttctgcaaagttcgcaggagaatttctgtaacgtttggaacgtaggagacgaggtactggcagaagtaaagctgtgaggacggggcgtgagtcgtgcttgggtagctcagttggtggagcacttgcccgcgaaaggcaaaggtcccgagttcgagtcgcggtccggcacacagttttaatctgccaggaagtttcatatcagcgtacacttcgctgcagagtgaaaatatcattccagaacctggattcatccgaaaaaatgacgtattacattcgtgcacccaggttcgtcgttgagtacaccatcgcaggcgctctagtctgtgatgcagcgtcaagggtaaccgcagccatggcctccgagcggacagtccatgctgctgcaaaagtcgtcgaactgttcgtgcaaatggttgctgtcttgcaaacgtccccatctgttgttgactcagggatcgagatatggctgcgcgatccgttacagccatgcggataagatgcctgtcctctcgactgttagtgatacgaggccgttggaatccagcacggtcttccgtattaccctcctgaaaccaccgattccatattctgctaacagtcattggatctcgaccaacgcgagcggcaacgtcgcgatacgataaaccgcaatcgcgataggctaaaatccgacctttatcaaagtcggaaatgtgatggtacatatttctcttccatacacgaggcatcacaacaacgtttcaccaggcaacgccgttcaactgctgtttgtgtatgagttcaaatggttcaaatggctctgagcactatgggacttaacatctgaggtcatcagtcccctagaacttagaactacttaaacctaactaacataaggacatcacacacacccatgcccgaggcaggattcgaacctgcgaccgtagcagtcgcgcggatccggactgagcgcctagaacttgtgtatgagaaatcggtggaaactttcctcatatcagcacttgGTGTAGGtgccgccatcggcgccaaccttgtgtgaatgatccgaaaagctaatcatttgtatatcacagcatcttcttcctgtcggttcaatttctcatctgcagcacgtcgtcttcgtggtgtagcaattttaacggccagtagtgtatatgtaaatcaggaacaggagAGGATCTATGACACTACctggcggaacgccagatatcacttctgttttactcgatgatttaccgtctatcactacgaactgtgacctctctgagaggaaatcacgaatccggtcacacaaccgagacgatactccatatgaacGCAGTTTGATTAATCgtcccttgtgaggaacggtatcaaaagccttctgaaaatcgaGGTATATGtaattgatctgagatcccttgtcgatagcactcattacttcatgggaataaggagccagctgcgttgcacaagcacgatattttctgaattcatgttggttatgtaccaataagtcattttcttcaaggcgattcataatgttcgggtacagtatatgctccaaaatcctactgcaaattgaggtcagtgatatgggtctgtaattcagtgggttactcctatttcctttcttgaatattggtgcgacctgtgctactttccagtctttaggaacagtcatttcgtcaagtgagtggaTGTATTTGATTGATAACAAAGGCGCTATTGTGCCtggatactctgaaaggaaccttggtgtaccatctggaccggaagacttgcctttcttaagttgtttcgtaacacctaagatatctacttttatgtcacgcaTGCTaaaagctgttctggtttcgaatcctggaatatctggttcgtcttctttcgtgaaggaattacggaaaactttgtgcagtaactcagctttagtggcaccatcatcggtaacacttccatcgctatcgcgcagtgacggtattgactgttttttgccactcgtatactttacatacgaccagaatctctttcggttttctaccatattttaagacaatatttcattgtggaaactattaaaagcatctcgcagtgacttccgcactaaatttcaagcttccgtgaaacttaggcagtcttggtgattttgcgttcttctgaatttgacatgctttcttcgttgcttctgcaacattgGTCTGACGTGTTTttttgtaccatggtggatcagacctgtctcttattaacttatgaaGTATGAATCTATTTAAAGTTTGTGCACATACTTAAAGACACATTTTTCCTGCGCAGGATACTTTAAAGGGGCCATGGTCAAGCACACACCATATGTTATTATACTGCACTCTTTCAGGAAATCCATACCCTCCTATACCTGCCATGGTAAATTAATGGACAGGCTGTATGACCTATAAAGATAATTTTGTATAGAGACGTGATGGATTCATTTGACGTCTGTTCtcaatcgaaattcaatacaatggTAATTATTCTTCAGCTAATATATTTTTTTACAACtcgaaaaattaaaacaattataaaATGTGTGAATATGCAGTATAAATACTGCAAATTGTTGGTTGTTATAACTAGTAGTTGACCTGAAAATATTCCCTATATAGCGAAAGGGAATATTTGTGAAAAATGATGTCTGAAATTTTAACAACAGTTCGTGAATTCCTGGGTAATGGGTATGATTTTCGGAGTCATTGGGTAACTCTTCAACTCTCCTTCTTCAAGCAAGTTCAGTGCTTTGTCTATCTTGCTTGTGCAAATATTTCTTTTTCCATCAATCACCCCTCTTTCTCTCCTTGTCTGTGAAAGTCATATTACAGATTTTGTGATTTTGGAAGAACATGACAATTAATAATATTTGCTTTGTTATATGTGGAAGTAGAATGATATACGCCACAGAGTATAATTTGCTCTGCCTACAAATTTTGAACCGTTATATGGATTATGTATAAACGGAATAGCAACTTGGTTCAAATAAGATAGGTACCAAAGACCAAAGTATGTTTATGCACGTAATTACTATCTACCAAATGTTGACATGGGTGTTGTAAAGTAAAATTTCAGAGACCGCTCTGATTCTGAGTTACTAAAGAAGTGTCTCCGTGGGATTACACGGAATCAAAATGAGAGAGTGAGCAAAGTGGTTTAGACCAGGCGTCTGATCCTCACATGCTTGAAACTTTTTTGCAGAGAACATCGTACTTGTTGTTGCCTTATACCTCATTACTAGTAGGTGTGTTGTCTGCTTTATTACCAAAAAAACTTTAGTTATGTTGTTACTATTTACATCCATGGAGGCTTGATCTTCATAAAAATGCAATTTTCAGGCATGTCGTAAGTGCAGTGTATTAAAGGTACTATATAAAGGCAACAGCAAAGATATTATGTTAGTCTTGAGACTCGCCATCTTAAACTGAAACACTTGACTTCCGCCCCATGTTCTCCAACTGTAGCAACAAGTGACACAGAATAGTTGTTATACAGTTTCAGCTAATATTTTGTGACAAGCcattgtaaatttaattttttacaaaataaattaaaaataccgaCCATAAAATTAAACTGAACACTTACTATGTGTATTATTTGGAGAAGAAAGTCTCTACCATTTCAGATAACAAGAAGCCCAGAAACTACATTTTCATCATGTTAACaggatcttccgtcggttcttggtaaataataatgaaaatgtaataaatgaaaagcaccagtttctattgttctacagtattaatatTTTGTTGTGTTAACCGATTTTCAGCTTATAAGGCCATCTTCAGCCGTTTACTGAGTATtgccaccaaagaagttacaatgtttgcaaacaacattggaagagaagttagacgtctagactgaagcagaaacatacaataAGTAACATCTTTGATAGTGTGGTGGCAATGCAgtgaggaagtaaaaaaaaaaatagacagtaaatgaataaaaaatggagTAGTCAAGAAAAACAATAACGCAAAATAGGAACAGCGTGCCTATATAACAGTTTCTATTACtaaacaaaactaattaaaataaaataaaattagccgGCAGCAGTGGCAGAGTGGTTCAAgctgcctcagtccggaaccacactgctgctacgatggtgggtttgaatcttgcctcaggcatggatgtgtgtgatgtccttatgttagttaggtttatgtagttctaagtctaggggattgatgacctcagatgttaagtcccataatgcttagaaccatttgagccattttttgaaaataaaattagtacttgacaaggctgcatcaggaggtataaaacatggagactgCTACATAAACCAATTAACacaagaaacaatta of Schistocerca serialis cubense isolate TAMUIC-IGC-003099 chromosome 2, iqSchSeri2.2, whole genome shotgun sequence contains these proteins:
- the LOC126456902 gene encoding proline-rich protein 2-like isoform X24; translation: MRATVAALLLCLVVSACRSQETPPGPPGPTDGPQPTGPPGPPTGGPDPTGQPTGGPEPTGPPGPPTGGPEPTGEPQPTGGPEPTGGPQPTGEPQPTGGPEPTGPPAPPSRIWRGVF
- the LOC126456902 gene encoding proline-rich protein 2-like isoform X30 produces the protein MRATVAALLLCLVVSACRSQETPPGPPGPTEGPQPTGPPTGGPDPTGQPTGGPEPTGPPGPPTGGPEPTGEPQPTGGPEPTGGPQPTGEPQPTGGPEPTGPPAPPSRIWRGVF
- the LOC126456902 gene encoding proline-rich protein 2-like isoform X27, whose protein sequence is MRATVAALLLCLVVSACRSQETPPGPPGPTDGPQPTGPPGPPTGGPDPTGQPTGGPEPTGPPGPPTGGPEPTGEPQPTGGPEPTGGPQPTGEPQPTGGPEPTGPPAPPSRIWRGVF